The genomic region CGCTGGGGCCGGGCCAAGGCCGCCGCCAACGACGCGATCGTCGCCGACGGCGCCACCATCAGCCACCACCACGCCGTCGGCACCGACCACCGGCCGTGGCTGGGCGCCGAGATCGGCGACCTGGGTGCCTCGGTGCTACGCGCGGTCAAGGCCGACCTCGACCCCACCGGCGTGCTCAACCCCGGGGTGCTGGTCCCGTGAGCGCCCCCGATCGCACCTTCACGTTCCTGGTCAACCCCGCCTCCGGAGGTGGCGCGGCGCCCGAGGCCGTGGTGCCGGTCGCGCGGCTGCTGCGCGAGGCGGGCGCCTCGGTCGAGGTGACCTACTCGCCGGGCCCGCGGGCCACCGACGACCTCGTGCGGGCCGCCGTCGGGCGCGGCGACGTCGTGGTCTCGGTCGGCGGCGACGGCATGCTCTCCCACCTCGCCGGCGCGGTCTCGACCGCCGGTGGCGTCCTGGGGGTGCTGCCGGCCGGCCGCGGCAACGACTTCGCGCGGATGCTGGGGCTGGCCTCCGAGCCGGCCGCGGTCGCCGAGCACCTGCTGCACGCGCCGGTGCGCGAGGTCGACCTGCTGGCCTGGACCCTCCCCGGCGGGCCGAGCCGGCTGGTGGCCGGGTCCGTCTACTCCGGCATCGACGCCCGTGCCGCGGCGATGGTCGACCGGATGCGCTGGACCCCGCAGAAGCTGCAGTACCCGCTGGCCGCGGTCCGCGCGATCGCGACGTACCGGCCTGGCCGGTTCCGGGTGGCGGTCGACGGCGACGCGCGCCAGTACGCCGCCGGGCTGGTCGTGGTGGCCGGCTCCGCCTACTACGGCAAGGGCATGAAGGTCGCCCCCGGCGCGGTCGTCGACGACGCCCTGCTCGACGTCGTGGTGGTCGAGGCCGCCTCGCGGACCGCGCTGGTGCGCTCGTTCCCCAAGATCTACGACGGCTCCCACGTCGACCTGCCCCAGGTCACGGTGCTGCGCGGCGCCCGCGTCGAGCTCAACGCCGACGGCCGCACCCCGCTCCCGGTGGGCGGCGACGGCGAGCCGCTCGGCGAGCTGCCGGGCCTCGGCCGGGCGCCCGCCGTGGTGGAGGTGCGCCCCGGCGCGCTGCGGGTGATCGGCTGACAGCGCTTTGCAGAGGGGCACGCGTGTGCCCCTCTGCAAAGGCGCGGGTCACCCCTCGCCAGTGAGGGTGCGGGCCAGCCGCTGTGCAGCGCGGCGTACGACGTCGGCGTCGTCGGGGTCGTCGCCGCCGGCGGCCCGCTCGGGCACCAGGCCCGCGGCCAGGGCGGCGGGCCGGGTCAGCCAGGCCCAGGCCCGCCAGCCGTCCATGCCGGCGCCGAGCAGCGGCTCGAGGAGGGGGGCGAGCTCGGGCCGCGGCTCGCCGGCGGCGTCGAGCTGGAAGGCGGGCACCATCGCGCCGGTCGGGCCGGTGACGACGAGCAGCCGGTGCTGCCCGGCCGCCTTGTGCACCGCGAAGCGGGTGCGCTCGGCCGTCGAGCCCCGCAGCCGGGCCAGCGACTCGTAGGTGTGCCAGGGGCTGGTCAGCAGCTCGTCGTGCACCCGCGCCTGCTGGGCGATCTGCAGCAGCGGCACGGGCACGGCGTGACCGGGGTCGCTGCCCTCCTGGTGCAGCACCGCGTCGAGCTCGGCGACCTGGTCGTCGCTCAGCTCGGCGCCGGTGCCCGGGTCGGTCCACACCGCGCGGCCCGCGGCGTCGCGCGTCATCGTCGGCAGGCCGGCCTCGCCGAGGTGGTCGACCAGGCCGAGCTGCTCGAGCCAGGCCGCCAGCCGCTCACGGGTGCCGTCGGGTTCCATGGGTCCAGCCTGCC from Nocardioides salarius harbors:
- a CDS encoding diacylglycerol/lipid kinase family protein; amino-acid sequence: MSAPDRTFTFLVNPASGGGAAPEAVVPVARLLREAGASVEVTYSPGPRATDDLVRAAVGRGDVVVSVGGDGMLSHLAGAVSTAGGVLGVLPAGRGNDFARMLGLASEPAAVAEHLLHAPVREVDLLAWTLPGGPSRLVAGSVYSGIDARAAAMVDRMRWTPQKLQYPLAAVRAIATYRPGRFRVAVDGDARQYAAGLVVVAGSAYYGKGMKVAPGAVVDDALLDVVVVEAASRTALVRSFPKIYDGSHVDLPQVTVLRGARVELNADGRTPLPVGGDGEPLGELPGLGRAPAVVEVRPGALRVIG